One Pleurocapsa sp. PCC 7327 DNA segment encodes these proteins:
- a CDS encoding type IV pilus twitching motility protein PilT, with product MDLMIEDLMERLVEMGGSDMHIQAGAPIYFRVSGKLAPIDDQPLNPQECQKLIFSMLNNTQRKELEQNWELDCSYGVKGLARFRVNVYKERGCYAACLRALSSKIPNFDQLGLPDVVREMAERPRGLILVTGQTGSGKTTTLAAILDLINRTRAEHILTVEDPIEYVFPNVKSLFHQRQKGEDTKSFANALKAALREDPDIILVGEMRDLETISLAISAAETGHLVFGTLHTSSAAGTVDRIIDVFPANQQAQIRAMLSNSLLAVFSQCLVKKKNPKPGEYGRCLAQEIMVVTPAIANLIREGKAPQVYSAIQTGGKLGMQTMEQALANLILSGTVSFEEAISKSSKPDELQRLVSSGALTNPKAKARA from the coding sequence ATGGATTTAATGATTGAAGACTTAATGGAGCGTTTGGTGGAGATGGGCGGCTCGGACATGCACATCCAAGCAGGCGCGCCCATCTACTTTCGGGTGAGCGGCAAGCTAGCTCCCATCGACGACCAGCCTCTTAATCCTCAAGAATGCCAAAAATTAATCTTCAGCATGCTCAACAACACCCAACGCAAGGAATTAGAGCAGAATTGGGAGCTGGATTGTTCCTATGGCGTTAAAGGATTAGCACGCTTCCGGGTCAACGTTTATAAAGAGCGGGGTTGCTATGCAGCGTGTTTGAGAGCTTTGTCTTCTAAAATTCCTAACTTCGACCAGCTTGGATTGCCCGATGTCGTCCGCGAAATGGCAGAAAGACCGAGAGGGCTGATTTTGGTAACGGGACAAACGGGATCGGGAAAAACAACCACCTTGGCAGCAATTCTAGACCTAATCAACCGCACGAGAGCCGAACATATTTTGACAGTGGAAGACCCGATTGAATATGTCTTTCCCAATGTTAAAAGCCTATTCCACCAACGACAAAAGGGAGAGGATACTAAGAGTTTTGCCAACGCTCTCAAAGCGGCGCTGCGCGAAGACCCCGATATTATCCTGGTAGGAGAAATGCGGGATTTAGAGACGATTTCGCTAGCGATTTCGGCAGCAGAAACCGGTCATTTGGTATTTGGAACGCTACATACCAGCTCGGCTGCGGGTACGGTAGACCGGATTATTGACGTGTTTCCAGCTAACCAGCAAGCTCAAATCAGAGCAATGCTGTCTAACTCTTTACTCGCTGTTTTTAGCCAATGTTTGGTGAAGAAGAAAAACCCCAAACCCGGCGAATATGGTCGGTGTTTGGCACAGGAGATTATGGTAGTCACCCCAGCGATCGCTAACTTGATCCGAGAAGGAAAAGCACCTCAAGTTTACTCAGCGATTCAAACTGGAGGAAAACTAGGAATGCAAACCATGGAACAAGCGCTTGCCAATTTGATTCTCAGTGGCACCGTTTCATTTGAGGAAGCGATTTCCAAGAGCAGCAAACCCGATGAATTACAGCGCCTTGTTAGCAGTGGCGCGCTAACAAATCCTAAAGCGAAAGCCCGCGCTTGA
- a CDS encoding GspE/PulE family protein, with protein MAYSSSSKRTRAVALRNYFSPFGNKLIQAGHATPEQMQQALIETRKSGRTLVEVLQSIVGRELPADLVRQYKKHHLFELKILYGVDCLDPELDPIANNEMADLIETLIAIDVCRRYKLVPLKKIDTQPPSVLVAMVDPDNLEAQDDLNRILRPRDIKLQRTVITQEDYERLLEQYYEIQTEREKEKERLQKEKDLEKLADLSGIVENLDVNLQEAQDEINDDLGANEANQAPVINLVNKILAKALQENVSDIHVEPQEEYLRVRYRKDGVLQQAFDPLPKKITPAVVARFKIMAELDIAERRLPQDGKIRRMFQGRKVDFRVNTLPSRYGEKVCLRILDNSATQLGLDKLITDQRTLDIVREMASRPFGLILVTGPTGSGKSTSLYSVLAERNHPGVNISTAEDPIEYSLPGITQVQVIREKGMDFANILRAFMRQDPDVILVGETRDKETAKTAIEAALTGHLVLTTLHTNDAAGAIARLDEMGVEPFMISGSLIGVLAQRLMRRVCTECRIPYHPTKEELARFGFSASNEGEVTFYKANTLTTEEIQEAKAKGTLCAKCGGGGYKGRVGVYEVMQNSERLQSLINQGATTDRIKEAAVEEGMTTLLAYSLNLVREGYTTLEEVERVTFTDSGLEAELKAKRKTALTCRTCHAELVPEWLDCPYCMTPRFSD; from the coding sequence ATGGCTTACTCTTCATCTTCAAAGCGGACTAGAGCCGTTGCTTTACGCAATTATTTTTCGCCTTTTGGGAACAAATTGATTCAAGCGGGTCATGCTACGCCCGAACAAATGCAGCAAGCATTAATCGAAACTCGTAAGTCCGGTCGTACTTTGGTAGAGGTTCTCCAGTCGATCGTGGGTCGCGAACTCCCCGCCGATTTGGTTCGCCAGTATAAAAAACATCATTTATTTGAACTCAAAATTCTGTATGGAGTTGATTGCCTCGACCCAGAACTCGATCCCATCGCTAATAACGAGATGGCGGATCTCATCGAAACCTTAATTGCGATCGATGTTTGTCGCCGTTATAAGCTAGTTCCTCTCAAAAAGATCGATACTCAGCCCCCTAGCGTTTTAGTAGCGATGGTCGATCCGGATAACTTGGAAGCTCAAGACGACCTCAACCGTATCTTGCGCCCCAGAGACATCAAACTCCAGCGCACAGTCATTACCCAGGAAGATTACGAAAGATTGCTGGAACAATATTACGAGATACAGACTGAAAGAGAAAAAGAAAAAGAGCGGCTTCAAAAAGAAAAAGACCTCGAAAAGTTAGCCGATCTTAGCGGGATCGTCGAAAATTTAGACGTTAACCTTCAAGAAGCGCAAGACGAAATCAACGACGATCTGGGAGCTAACGAAGCCAATCAAGCCCCCGTCATCAATCTGGTCAACAAAATTTTGGCAAAAGCCTTACAGGAAAATGTTTCTGACATTCACGTCGAGCCTCAAGAAGAATATCTGCGAGTGCGCTACCGCAAAGATGGGGTGCTTCAGCAAGCCTTCGACCCCCTGCCCAAAAAGATTACGCCAGCCGTAGTCGCGCGTTTCAAAATTATGGCAGAGTTGGACATTGCCGAGCGACGCTTGCCCCAAGACGGAAAAATTCGGCGGATGTTTCAAGGTCGCAAAGTGGACTTTCGGGTTAATACCCTACCCAGCCGCTACGGAGAGAAAGTCTGTTTGCGGATTCTCGATAACTCGGCAACTCAGCTTGGTTTGGATAAGTTGATTACCGACCAGAGAACCCTAGATATCGTTCGAGAAATGGCAAGCCGTCCCTTCGGATTGATCTTGGTAACGGGTCCGACGGGTTCCGGAAAGTCTACCTCGCTGTACTCGGTTCTAGCAGAACGAAACCATCCCGGCGTCAACATCAGTACGGCAGAAGACCCGATCGAATATTCGCTGCCAGGGATTACGCAGGTGCAGGTCATTCGCGAAAAAGGGATGGACTTTGCCAATATTCTCAGGGCATTCATGCGGCAAGACCCAGACGTAATTCTAGTAGGTGAGACGCGAGATAAAGAAACGGCAAAAACGGCGATTGAAGCCGCACTGACGGGTCACTTGGTTTTGACTACCTTGCACACCAACGACGCGGCAGGCGCGATCGCCCGTCTCGACGAAATGGGGGTCGAACCGTTTATGATTTCTGGCTCGTTAATCGGCGTTCTGGCTCAGCGTCTCATGCGCCGCGTCTGTACCGAATGTCGCATTCCTTATCATCCAACCAAAGAAGAACTCGCTCGATTTGGCTTCTCGGCTTCTAACGAAGGAGAAGTTACCTTCTACAAAGCTAACACCTTAACCACCGAAGAAATTCAAGAAGCCAAAGCGAAAGGCACTCTCTGCGCTAAGTGTGGCGGTGGCGGTTACAAAGGACGGGTTGGCGTTTATGAGGTGATGCAAAACAGCGAGCGCCTGCAAAGCTTAATCAACCAAGGTGCAACCACCGACCGAATCAAAGAAGCCGCCGTCGAAGAGGGCATGACGACGCTGCTGGCTTACAGCTTAAATCTGGTGCGAGAAGGCTATACAACCCTAGAAGAAGTAGAGCGAGTAACGTTTACCGATTCCGGTTTAGAGGCAGAACTCAAAGCCAAACGCAAAACTGCTTTGACTTGTCGGACTTGTCATGCAGAACTGGTGCCGGAGTGGTTGGATTGTCCTTATTGCATGACCCCTCGCTTCAGCGATTGA
- the grpE gene encoding nucleotide exchange factor GrpE — protein sequence MIDEQKQPENNPIESEQNLNPSEKIEKEEFGQPNASASQPEAAATTETSFQDTIGAAGEAELPESEKITELPEPAQVIKALSQENESLKQQLEQQNQQVDALKKRYISLAAEFDNFRKRTQKEKEELEVQVKCKTIGELLQVVDNFERARTQIKPANEGEMAIHKSYQGVYKNLVDGLKRLGVSAMRPEGQPFDPNYHEAMLREQTDEHPEGTVLEQLVRGYTLGDRVLRHAMVKVAAPKEPTITSAEETTEKENLENKES from the coding sequence ATGATTGACGAGCAAAAGCAGCCAGAAAACAATCCAATAGAGAGCGAGCAAAATTTAAACCCTTCTGAGAAAATCGAGAAGGAAGAGTTCGGTCAACCCAATGCCAGCGCAAGCCAACCAGAAGCCGCTGCAACTACTGAAACTTCCTTCCAAGACACGATCGGCGCAGCAGGGGAAGCCGAGTTGCCAGAATCAGAAAAAATCACTGAATTGCCAGAACCCGCTCAAGTCATAAAAGCTCTGAGCCAGGAAAATGAAAGCCTCAAACAGCAACTCGAGCAGCAAAACCAACAAGTAGATGCCTTAAAGAAACGGTATATTTCTCTAGCTGCCGAGTTCGATAATTTCCGCAAGCGCACCCAAAAAGAAAAAGAAGAACTGGAAGTTCAAGTCAAGTGCAAGACAATCGGCGAACTTTTGCAAGTAGTAGATAATTTCGAGCGGGCACGAACCCAGATCAAACCAGCTAATGAAGGAGAGATGGCAATCCACAAAAGCTATCAGGGAGTTTACAAAAACCTGGTAGATGGACTCAAGCGTCTCGGCGTTTCGGCAATGCGTCCAGAAGGGCAGCCCTTCGACCCTAATTACCACGAAGCAATGCTTCGAGAACAAACGGACGAACATCCAGAAGGGACAGTACTCGAACAACTGGTTCGCGGATATACTCTCGGCGATCGCGTTCTTCGCCATGCAATGGTCAAAGTTGCTGCGCCTAAAGAACCCACGATAACGTCAGCAGAAGAGACAACTGAGAAAGAAAATCTCGAAAATAAGGAAAGTTAA
- a CDS encoding M3 family metallopeptidase, with amino-acid sequence MTNATAIDNPLLIGKGLPPFDKIQPGHIVPAMTQLLADLETELANLEANVTPTWSSLVEPLTKIEERLTWSWGIVGHLMGVKNSPELRQAYEIVQPQVVQFINKLSQSKPLYEAFKALRDGQEWNALESAQKRIVEAAIRDAELSGVGLEAEKRERFNQIQLELAELSTKFSNNVLDATKAFKLKLTDKQDVDGLPASLLSLAAQTARVEGEENATPEEGSWVITLDYPSYLPFMKYSTNRELREKLYKAFISRASSGELNNNPLIDRILRLRQEKAALLGYNSYAEVSLARKMAPDVEAVENLLEELRGASYDAAVRELEELKAFAQTDDLKPWDIAFWSERQREAKFDFNAEELRPYFPLPQVLEGLFSLVKRIFAVTIIPADGQAPVWQEDVRYFQINNEVGEAIAYFYLDPYSRPAEKRGGAWMDDCIGRAKMVDGSIRLPVAYLVCNQTPPVDGKPSLMTFDEVTTLFHEFGHGLQHMLTKVDYSGAAGINNVEWDAVELPSQFMENWCYDRATLFSMARHYETGEPLPEHYYQKLLAAKNYMSGFAMLRQLHFSLLDLELHHRYQPGGEETPYQVRDRIAKITTVIPPLPEDAFLCSFGHIFAGGYAAGYYSYKWAEVLSADAFAAFEEAGLENEDAVTTTGKRFRDTVLGLGGSLHPMEVFEAFRGREPKTEPLLRHSGLLAAS; translated from the coding sequence ATGACTAACGCGACTGCGATCGATAATCCCTTACTTATCGGCAAAGGACTTCCTCCCTTTGACAAAATCCAGCCGGGACACATCGTTCCCGCGATGACTCAACTGTTAGCTGACTTAGAAACCGAACTTGCTAACCTAGAAGCCAACGTTACTCCCACTTGGTCGAGTTTAGTCGAACCCTTGACTAAAATTGAAGAACGCTTAACCTGGAGTTGGGGAATCGTAGGACATTTGATGGGCGTAAAAAATAGTCCCGAATTGCGGCAAGCTTACGAAATCGTCCAACCCCAAGTCGTTCAATTTATCAATAAACTCAGCCAAAGCAAACCCCTCTACGAGGCGTTTAAAGCGTTGCGCGACGGACAAGAGTGGAATGCGCTCGAAAGCGCCCAAAAACGCATTGTCGAGGCAGCTATCCGCGATGCAGAACTATCGGGAGTAGGACTCGAAGCCGAAAAACGGGAACGCTTCAACCAAATTCAGCTGGAGTTGGCGGAACTCTCTACTAAGTTTTCTAATAATGTCTTGGATGCAACCAAAGCCTTTAAACTCAAACTAACGGATAAGCAAGACGTAGATGGTTTACCCGCTAGCCTTCTCAGTTTAGCCGCCCAAACTGCCCGCGTCGAAGGAGAAGAGAACGCCACGCCAGAGGAAGGATCTTGGGTTATTACGCTAGACTACCCCAGCTATCTCCCCTTTATGAAATACAGTACCAATCGGGAATTGCGGGAAAAACTCTACAAAGCTTTCATTAGCCGCGCCTCTAGCGGCGAATTAAACAACAATCCTTTAATCGACAGAATTCTACGACTGCGCCAAGAAAAAGCCGCATTACTGGGGTATAACAGTTACGCAGAAGTCAGTCTCGCTAGAAAAATGGCTCCTGACGTGGAAGCTGTAGAAAACTTACTCGAAGAACTGCGCGGCGCGAGTTATGATGCGGCTGTAAGGGAATTAGAAGAGTTAAAAGCGTTTGCCCAAACCGACGATTTGAAACCCTGGGATATTGCTTTTTGGTCGGAAAGACAGCGAGAAGCCAAGTTTGATTTTAATGCCGAGGAGTTACGCCCATATTTTCCTTTACCACAAGTGTTAGAAGGATTATTTAGCTTGGTTAAGCGTATCTTTGCAGTCACGATTATTCCTGCGGACGGACAAGCCCCAGTTTGGCAGGAAGATGTACGCTATTTCCAGATTAACAATGAAGTTGGAGAAGCGATCGCCTATTTCTATCTCGATCCCTATAGCCGTCCTGCCGAAAAACGCGGTGGTGCTTGGATGGATGATTGCATCGGTCGGGCGAAAATGGTAGATGGCAGCATTCGTTTACCCGTCGCTTATCTGGTCTGCAATCAAACCCCTCCCGTCGATGGCAAACCCAGTTTAATGACTTTTGATGAGGTGACTACCCTTTTCCACGAATTCGGTCACGGATTGCAACACATGCTGACCAAAGTAGATTATTCTGGGGCGGCAGGAATTAATAATGTGGAATGGGATGCGGTCGAGTTGCCCAGTCAGTTTATGGAAAACTGGTGCTACGATCGCGCTACTCTATTTAGCATGGCAAGGCATTACGAAACTGGGGAACCTTTGCCAGAACATTATTATCAGAAATTACTAGCTGCCAAAAATTACATGAGCGGTTTTGCCATGTTGCGGCAGTTACATTTTAGTTTGCTCGATCTCGAACTGCACCATCGCTATCAACCAGGCGGCGAAGAAACGCCCTACCAAGTGCGCGATCGCATTGCTAAAATCACTACCGTTATCCCACCTTTACCGGAAGATGCTTTCTTGTGTTCGTTCGGACATATCTTTGCTGGCGGTTATGCGGCAGGTTATTACAGCTACAAATGGGCAGAAGTTCTCAGTGCCGATGCTTTTGCTGCCTTTGAGGAGGCGGGGTTAGAGAATGAAGATGCTGTAACTACAACTGGAAAACGTTTCCGAGATACGGTGTTAGGGTTGGGAGGAAGTTTGCATCCGATGGAAGTCTTCGAAGCTTTCCGAGGACGAGAACCCAAAACCGAACCGTTACTGAGACACAGTGGCTTGCTAGCAGCTTCTTAA
- a CDS encoding AAA family ATPase, giving the protein MSATFTPLIEQMQKSEFYPHPVREPIQLIQTHCSSVLLAGDHAYKLKKSVNFGFLDFSTLAKRQHFLNEELRLNKAIAPDIYLEVLPITQVRDRFILDGTGEPIEYVLKMHRFPQENLFINMIEQGKLTEIHLEDLGKVVARFHRQTLTNDYIRSFGEVEKIKEAVDENYDQTEKYIGIAQTQKQYDETKQFTDDFFSQKKALFKHRQDSDRIRECHGDLHLKNICLWHDKIQLFDRIEFNEPFRFVDVMYDVAFTVMDLDARGRKDFSNIFLNTYLEETGDWQGLQVLPLYLSRQAYVRAKVTSLLLDDPAISEKDKQIAIQTAANYYRLAWEYTRTTKGQLILMSGLSGSGKTTVAKQLAKCIGSIHIRSDAVRKHLAGIEISERGGDQLYTPQMSQKTYERLLELGKMLVSEGYSVILDAKYDRHRWRDPAIDYARSNKIPLRIIHCSAPMEVLRDRILQRTKDISDATVDLLAQQQATAEPFSELERAYITTIDTTDPDWISQLDSLEKPK; this is encoded by the coding sequence ATGTCTGCCACATTTACTCCTCTCATCGAACAGATGCAAAAATCGGAATTTTATCCCCATCCGGTTCGAGAACCCATTCAATTAATTCAAACTCACTGTTCCTCTGTGTTGTTGGCTGGAGATCATGCTTATAAACTCAAAAAATCTGTCAATTTTGGCTTTTTAGATTTTTCTACTTTAGCCAAACGACAACATTTTTTAAATGAAGAACTACGATTGAATAAAGCGATCGCACCGGATATTTATCTAGAAGTTTTGCCAATTACTCAAGTCAGAGACAGGTTTATCTTAGATGGCACGGGAGAACCGATAGAATACGTTCTCAAAATGCATCGATTTCCTCAAGAAAATCTATTTATTAATATGATCGAGCAAGGAAAGCTGACAGAAATCCATCTTGAGGATTTAGGGAAAGTTGTGGCTCGCTTTCACCGTCAAACTTTGACTAACGATTACATACGGAGTTTTGGAGAAGTAGAAAAAATCAAAGAGGCAGTCGATGAAAATTACGACCAAACCGAGAAATATATAGGGATCGCTCAAACGCAAAAGCAATATGATGAAACTAAACAGTTTACCGATGATTTTTTCTCCCAAAAGAAAGCATTATTTAAGCACCGTCAAGACAGCGATCGCATTAGAGAATGTCATGGCGATTTACATCTGAAAAATATTTGTCTGTGGCACGATAAAATTCAACTTTTCGATCGCATTGAATTTAACGAACCATTTCGGTTTGTCGATGTCATGTACGATGTTGCCTTTACGGTAATGGATTTAGACGCGCGGGGAAGAAAGGACTTTAGTAATATTTTTCTCAACACGTATTTAGAAGAAACTGGCGACTGGCAAGGATTGCAAGTCTTGCCACTTTATTTGAGCCGCCAAGCTTATGTTAGAGCCAAAGTTACTTCATTATTATTAGACGATCCCGCTATTTCTGAGAAAGATAAACAAATCGCCATACAAACGGCAGCCAACTATTATCGATTGGCTTGGGAATATACTAGAACTACAAAGGGACAACTCATTTTAATGTCGGGATTGTCGGGTTCGGGAAAAACCACTGTGGCAAAACAGCTCGCCAAGTGTATTGGTTCGATTCACATTCGTTCCGATGCGGTACGCAAGCATCTAGCAGGAATTGAGATCTCCGAACGAGGAGGAGACCAACTCTATACCCCGCAGATGAGCCAAAAAACCTACGAACGTTTGTTGGAATTGGGTAAAATGCTTGTGAGCGAAGGATATTCAGTCATCTTGGATGCCAAATACGATCGGCACAGATGGCGAGATCCTGCTATTGACTATGCTCGCTCCAACAAGATCCCCTTGCGGATTATCCATTGTAGCGCTCCGATGGAAGTGTTGCGCGATCGCATTTTGCAGCGAACAAAAGACATCTCCGATGCGACTGTTGATTTGCTCGCGCAGCAGCAAGCGACAGCCGAACCCTTTAGCGAACTCGAACGAGCCTACATTACTACTATAGACACTACCGATCCAGACTGGATCTCCCAGCTAGACTCACTAGAAAAACCGAAATGA
- a CDS encoding type II secretion system F family protein, whose protein sequence is MPTFIAQVIDSSGKTHQEKVEAMSPEQVRTLLKGKYTTIGKIKKAGINMDIDLSGLELALSKVSVKDKAVFSRQFSVMIDAGVAIVRSLAVLADQSPNPKLKKALLAISADVQQGGNLSDAMSKHPECFDELYIYMVEAGEAGGVLDEVLNRLAKLLEDMARLQNQIKSSMAYPVAVGILAVVVFFAMTVFLIPIFANIFKSLGAELPALTKFMLFLSDIMRSPKILIPIVAIMVTVFLIRRYYKTPAGRLQIDALMLKLPLFGDLNEKSAVARFCRVFGTLTRSGVPIIQSLEIVCNTVGNQVIANAISAAKAEIQQGGMMSLALQKANVFPPLAIQMISIGEETGELDSMMMKVADFYEDEVEQALKALTSIIEPLMMVAIAGMVGTILLSMYLPMFSIFDQLG, encoded by the coding sequence ATGCCTACTTTTATTGCTCAAGTTATTGATTCTTCAGGGAAAACCCACCAAGAAAAAGTGGAGGCGATGTCTCCAGAACAAGTCCGCACCCTACTCAAAGGGAAATATACCACGATTGGAAAAATCAAAAAAGCGGGCATAAACATGGATATCGATCTATCCGGTTTGGAGTTAGCTCTTAGTAAAGTCTCCGTCAAAGACAAAGCTGTTTTTTCCCGTCAATTTTCGGTAATGATCGACGCGGGGGTGGCAATTGTCCGCTCCTTGGCAGTTTTAGCCGACCAGTCTCCCAATCCCAAGCTCAAAAAAGCCCTTTTGGCGATTAGTGCTGACGTTCAGCAGGGAGGTAATCTTTCTGATGCCATGAGCAAACACCCCGAATGCTTCGATGAGCTTTATATCTATATGGTAGAAGCAGGCGAAGCAGGTGGCGTTCTCGACGAGGTGCTGAACCGATTGGCTAAGCTGCTGGAGGATATGGCTCGGCTACAAAACCAAATCAAATCGTCTATGGCTTATCCAGTTGCAGTTGGGATCTTGGCAGTGGTCGTATTTTTCGCGATGACCGTCTTTCTTATCCCTATTTTTGCTAACATCTTCAAAAGTTTGGGGGCAGAATTACCTGCGTTGACCAAGTTTATGCTCTTTTTGAGCGACATCATGAGAAGTCCGAAAATTCTCATTCCCATCGTTGCCATCATGGTAACTGTCTTCTTGATTAGACGATACTATAAAACTCCCGCCGGACGCTTGCAGATAGATGCTTTGATGTTAAAGCTGCCACTTTTTGGGGATTTGAATGAAAAATCAGCCGTGGCTCGTTTCTGTCGGGTATTTGGAACTTTGACTCGTTCGGGCGTACCTATCATCCAGTCTTTAGAGATAGTCTGCAATACCGTGGGCAATCAAGTGATTGCTAACGCGATCTCGGCAGCCAAGGCGGAAATTCAGCAAGGTGGCATGATGAGTCTGGCGTTGCAAAAAGCTAACGTGTTTCCTCCTCTCGCGATTCAAATGATCAGCATTGGCGAAGAGACGGGGGAGCTGGATTCGATGATGATGAAAGTCGCTGATTTCTATGAAGATGAAGTAGAACAAGCCCTCAAAGCTTTAACTAGCATTATAGAACCTTTGATGATGGTCGCGATCGCTGGGATGGTAGGAACCATTCTGCTGTCTATGTATCTACCGATGTTCTCCATCTTCGATCAACTCGGATAA
- the dnaK gene encoding molecular chaperone DnaK has product MGKVIGIDLGTTNSCVSVLEVGKPVVIPNSEGARTTPSIVGFGKANQRLVGQLAKRQSVTNSENTVYSIKRFIGRRWDETEQERSRVPYQCVRGRDDTVNVQIRDRAFTPQEISSMILQKLKADAEAFLGEPVREAVITVPAYFTDAQRQATKDAGTIAGLEVLRIINEPTAAALAYGLDKQEEEQYILVYDLGGGTFDVSVLQLGNGVFEVKATAGNNHLGGDDFDNVIVRWAIDEFKAQEGIDLATDRMALQRLREAAEKAKIELSSMLTTSINLPFITADESGPKHLETELTRAKFEELTNHLVEATVGPVEQALRDAGLKPSEIDRAILVGGSTRIPAVQKTIQRLFGSSQIDRSINPDEAVALGAAIQGGILGGEVEDLLLLDVTPLSLGIETLGEVFTKIIDRNTTIPTSKSQVFSTASDGQTSVEIHVLQGERAMAKDNHSLGKFVLTGIPPAPRGIPQIEVSFEIDVNGILKVSAQDQGTGREQSIAINQTGGLKSGEIERMREEAERFAEQDRRQLQLIELRNQADSLFHTYETTLEENAAYISEDLKVKSKQRKEQLEVILREVPINPERLKIAIEAFRQVLLTIGTQIYQKGNPEVAQNFETVGSPNLTYSEGETEFSEQTQTFALDEQEYAIAQGEEDYNYTTEGTEEYSFDFDEDETVASDYEAVD; this is encoded by the coding sequence ATGGGAAAAGTCATTGGTATTGACCTGGGGACGACTAATAGTTGTGTATCCGTGCTAGAAGTGGGGAAACCAGTAGTCATCCCCAATTCGGAAGGAGCGAGGACAACTCCCAGTATCGTTGGATTTGGGAAGGCAAATCAACGTCTCGTAGGTCAGTTGGCAAAGCGGCAATCCGTTACCAATTCAGAAAATACTGTCTACAGTATCAAGCGCTTCATCGGTCGTCGGTGGGACGAAACAGAACAAGAGCGATCGCGAGTTCCTTACCAATGCGTTAGGGGTCGAGACGATACCGTTAACGTGCAAATCCGCGATCGCGCTTTCACGCCCCAAGAAATCTCCTCGATGATTCTGCAAAAGCTCAAAGCCGATGCCGAAGCTTTCCTCGGCGAACCCGTTAGAGAAGCCGTCATTACCGTTCCCGCCTACTTTACCGATGCCCAACGACAGGCAACTAAAGATGCGGGAACGATCGCGGGCTTAGAAGTTTTGCGAATTATTAACGAACCCACAGCCGCAGCCCTCGCCTATGGCTTAGACAAACAAGAAGAAGAACAATACATTCTCGTCTACGATCTAGGGGGCGGAACGTTTGATGTCTCTGTCCTTCAACTTGGGAACGGGGTGTTTGAAGTAAAAGCCACCGCTGGCAACAATCACCTTGGAGGCGACGACTTCGACAACGTCATCGTCCGCTGGGCGATCGACGAATTCAAAGCCCAAGAGGGGATCGACCTAGCAACCGATAGAATGGCGCTACAGCGTCTGCGAGAAGCCGCTGAAAAAGCTAAAATCGAGCTTTCCAGCATGCTCACCACCTCGATTAACCTTCCCTTTATCACGGCAGACGAAAGCGGTCCAAAGCATCTAGAAACCGAACTCACGCGGGCAAAATTTGAAGAACTAACCAACCATCTGGTCGAGGCAACTGTCGGACCAGTCGAGCAAGCGCTCAGAGATGCCGGACTCAAACCGAGCGAGATCGATCGCGCGATTCTCGTTGGCGGTTCAACTCGGATTCCCGCGGTGCAAAAGACGATCCAGCGCTTGTTCGGTAGCTCTCAAATCGATCGCTCTATCAATCCAGACGAAGCCGTTGCCTTGGGCGCAGCCATCCAAGGGGGAATTTTAGGCGGCGAAGTCGAAGATTTACTGCTCCTAGACGTCACTCCCCTCTCGCTGGGAATTGAAACCCTCGGCGAAGTCTTCACCAAAATAATCGATCGCAACACTACCATCCCCACTAGCAAATCCCAAGTTTTTTCTACTGCCTCAGACGGACAAACCTCAGTAGAAATTCACGTTCTCCAAGGAGAACGGGCGATGGCTAAGGATAACCACAGCCTGGGCAAGTTCGTTCTCACGGGAATTCCGCCAGCACCGCGCGGCATACCTCAAATCGAAGTATCTTTTGAAATTGACGTAAACGGAATTCTTAAAGTTTCAGCTCAAGACCAGGGGACAGGTCGAGAACAAAGCATTGCCATCAATCAGACGGGCGGACTCAAAAGTGGTGAAATCGAGCGAATGCGGGAAGAAGCCGAAAGATTCGCCGAACAAGACCGCCGTCAACTGCAACTGATCGAACTCAGAAATCAAGCAGATAGCTTATTCCACACCTACGAAACCACTCTAGAAGAAAACGCTGCCTACATTAGCGAAGACCTCAAAGTCAAAAGCAAGCAGAGAAAGGAACAGTTGGAAGTCATTCTTAGAGAGGTTCCCATTAATCCCGAAAGGCTGAAGATCGCTATAGAAGCATTCCGGCAAGTTCTCTTGACAATCGGGACTCAAATTTATCAAAAAGGTAATCCAGAAGTCGCTCAAAACTTTGAAACCGTCGGCTCGCCAAATTTAACCTACAGTGAAGGCGAAACTGAGTTCAGCGAACAAACTCAAACTTTCGCCTTAGACGAACAAGAGTACGCGATCGCGCAAGGAGAAGAAGACTATAATTATACGACGGAAGGAACCGAAGAGTACAGCTTCGATTTTGATGAGGATGAAACGGTTGCCAGCGATTATGAAGCAGTAGACTAG